Proteins co-encoded in one Methanosarcinales archaeon Met12 genomic window:
- a CDS encoding PIN domain-containing protein gives MFLDSSAVIEHFIGSSKGKRVKEILTTESCYASSISLSEIALWCYREGENVDYFFKETKEIVDILDLSEEIYKEGARITFERKKVNENFGLMDGLILACARSIRQKLLTRDPHFKGLDDVIIL, from the coding sequence ATGTTTCTCGATAGCAGTGCTGTTATCGAGCATTTCATAGGCTCTAGTAAGGGTAAAAGGGTTAAAGAGATCTTAACCACAGAATCTTGCTATGCGTCATCCATCAGTCTCTCAGAAATAGCATTGTGGTGCTACAGAGAAGGGGAAAATGTAGATTATTTCTTCAAAGAAACTAAGGAAATAGTAGACATTTTAGATCTTAGTGAGGAGATCTATAAAGAGGGTGCTCGTATAACCTTTGAAAGGAAAAAGGTAAATGAGAACTTTGGCTTAATGGATGGTCTCATCTTAGCATGTGCCAGAAGCATCAGGCAAAAACTTCTTACAAGAGACCCCCATTTTAAGGGACTGGATGATGTGATCATACTATAG
- a CDS encoding type II toxin-antitoxin system VapC family toxin, with product MIYLDSTVLIYAILYADERGEWARNLLENVKVGERIAATSALTFDEVFWKVKKEKSFNAALRAGEAFLTMPNLTFISVDDEVLWESLALIKQYKLDPRDAIHAACAITHGSYTIISEDTDFDKIAVLSREWMW from the coding sequence TTGATATATCTGGATTCTACCGTCCTCATCTATGCGATTCTGTACGCAGATGAGAGAGGAGAGTGGGCTAGAAATCTGTTGGAGAATGTAAAAGTTGGAGAGCGGATAGCAGCGACATCTGCACTGACATTTGATGAGGTATTCTGGAAGGTCAAAAAGGAGAAGAGCTTCAATGCCGCCTTGCGAGCTGGAGAGGCTTTTCTGACGATGCCAAATCTCACGTTTATCAGCGTGGATGACGAAGTGTTATGGGAATCATTAGCTCTGATCAAACAATACAAACTCGATCCAAGAGATGCAATCCATGCCGCATGTGCCATAACTCATGGCAGCTATACAATTATCTCAGAGGATACTGATTTCGATAAGATAGCCGTGTTGAGCAGGGAGTGGATGTGGTAA
- a CDS encoding AbrB/MazE/SpoVT family DNA-binding domain-containing protein, translating into MLEIEMKVGPKGQVVIPQVFRKALKIFPRSEVIFKIESDKLILEKPRDDSIKIFREIAKSAPLFTRRIHPHESHEEELEERLG; encoded by the coding sequence ATGCTAGAGATAGAAATGAAGGTTGGACCAAAAGGGCAGGTGGTCATTCCACAGGTATTCAGGAAAGCGCTAAAAATATTTCCACGATCTGAGGTGATATTCAAGATAGAGAGCGACAAACTCATTCTTGAAAAGCCCAGGGACGATAGTATTAAAATATTTCGGGAGATTGCGAAGTCTGCCCCACTTTTCACTAGAAGGATACATCCGCATGAATCGCATGAGGAGGAGCTTGAGGAGCGATTAGGTTGA
- a CDS encoding DUF1614 domain-containing protein: MLIGLMVFALAFILYVVIKAFRDIGFTVFETLVLLLGSIVAFRFIPDIPIYWYENTILSINVAGFLIPVIISAKMIKSGRAPFMECLVGVAVVAVIAYQLSEFIAGKGVLISNIYLPSFVAAIIGVVLSKKVWNRVGPISYVSGSMGILVGADVVRLNEILAYQSPTLTVLSIGGAGIFDAIFIAGIIAVTLGILTMPLARMTEGQR; encoded by the coding sequence ATGCTTATAGGGCTGATGGTTTTTGCCTTGGCATTTATTTTGTACGTAGTCATCAAGGCGTTTCGAGATATAGGATTCACTGTTTTTGAAACGCTCGTGCTATTGCTCGGTTCGATTGTCGCATTCAGGTTCATACCGGACATACCGATTTACTGGTATGAAAATACCATACTCTCTATTAACGTGGCAGGGTTCCTTATCCCTGTTATAATATCTGCCAAAATGATAAAGAGCGGCAGAGCACCGTTTATGGAGTGTTTGGTCGGCGTCGCTGTTGTGGCAGTTATAGCATATCAGCTGTCCGAGTTTATTGCAGGAAAGGGCGTATTAATCAGTAACATCTATCTGCCATCCTTTGTGGCCGCGATAATTGGCGTTGTGTTATCGAAAAAAGTATGGAATCGCGTGGGGCCGATTTCATATGTCTCCGGTTCAATGGGAATTCTGGTCGGCGCCGATGTGGTTAGACTAAATGAGATATTGGCATATCAATCGCCCACGTTGACCGTTCTATCGATAGGCGGCGCAGGCATATTCGATGCGATATTCATCGCGGGCATCATCGCAGTCACGCTCGGCATACTCACCATGCCTCTTGCACGAATGACTGAAGGGCAGAGATGA
- a CDS encoding DUF5350 domain-containing protein codes for MGKTGSVEWIQVKGRKGRIRLVPKSGAATKRPGPGQRYDSAGSVRRKIARSEKAVIGPKNK; via the coding sequence TTGGGTAAAACAGGAAGTGTAGAATGGATTCAGGTGAAGGGTAGAAAAGGAAGAATCAGACTCGTTCCAAAGAGTGGGGCTGCAACCAAACGACCTGGACCGGGACAGAGATACGATTCTGCTGGCAGTGTTAGAAGAAAGATTGCGCGGTCTGAAAAAGCCGTGATCGGTCCTAAAAATAAATAG
- the gatE gene encoding Glu-tRNA(Gln) amidotransferase subunit GatE encodes MVDYRRLGLKAGLEVHQQLDTASKLFCGCPTKLRDNNEPIYEIHRHLHMTESELGEIDRAVLEEAQVRRRFVYKGYDTTCLVENDEEPPRVLNPEALEIALEVALLLNMVVVDETHTMRKIVIDGSNTSGFQRTALIASDGSVVVDGNVVRIDILCLEEEAAQRVSGGDITYSLDRLGIPLVEIGTAPYITTPKQARSVAEHIGIILRSTGKVKRGIGTIRQDINISIAEGARVEIKGVQTLNLIESIVENEVTRQVGLLRIRDELKKRGAKRIKANVIDVSDIFANTMCNALKSGIAMAVNLSKFGGLVGCEIQHSRRLGTEFSDQAKRFGVGGIFHTDEVPKYGITNGEVDMVRKKLRAGPDDCVVIAAGDEERVRSALNAVVKRANEALDGVPEETRRALPDGNSAYMRPLPGAARMYPETDVLPVRISEKRLKQIKCSLPELIQERKERYMKEYGLNEELAELITRSANAPLFERIMRLNVSPTLVVMTLEATTSKLKREGVPVQNLEAMHFIELFELICANKIAKEGILRVLEGLANNPDKTAEDIASDFGLRTLDRMAIESIIEGVVLSKRAFIKEKGYGVIGPLMGVVMTELRGKVDGKLVSTILKEKVSDIIKER; translated from the coding sequence ATGGTTGACTATCGGCGATTAGGGCTGAAGGCTGGCCTGGAAGTCCATCAACAATTGGATACTGCAAGTAAGTTGTTCTGTGGCTGTCCAACGAAGTTGAGAGATAATAATGAGCCGATTTATGAGATACATCGACATCTCCATATGACCGAAAGCGAATTGGGCGAAATTGACAGGGCAGTTCTGGAAGAGGCGCAGGTGCGACGGCGATTCGTCTACAAAGGATATGACACGACATGTTTAGTTGAAAACGATGAAGAACCTCCACGAGTGTTAAATCCGGAGGCTCTGGAGATAGCACTTGAAGTCGCCCTCCTGTTGAATATGGTGGTGGTCGATGAAACCCACACGATGAGAAAGATCGTCATCGATGGGTCAAACACGTCAGGTTTTCAGCGAACTGCTCTTATCGCCTCGGACGGAAGCGTCGTCGTGGATGGCAATGTAGTTCGAATCGATATACTCTGTCTGGAGGAGGAGGCGGCACAGAGGGTATCAGGGGGCGACATAACATACTCACTTGATCGGTTGGGAATTCCATTGGTCGAAATAGGAACCGCACCGTACATCACAACGCCCAAACAAGCACGTTCCGTCGCTGAACACATCGGAATTATCCTGCGCTCTACTGGAAAAGTAAAAAGAGGCATAGGCACCATTCGACAGGACATCAACATCTCGATTGCAGAGGGGGCGAGGGTGGAGATAAAGGGCGTGCAGACCCTCAATTTGATCGAGTCGATCGTGGAGAATGAAGTAACCCGTCAAGTAGGATTATTGAGAATTCGCGATGAACTCAAGAAGCGCGGTGCCAAGAGGATAAAAGCCAATGTGATAGATGTAAGTGATATATTTGCCAATACCATGTGCAATGCGCTGAAAAGCGGCATCGCTATGGCGGTCAATCTCTCCAAATTCGGTGGATTGGTGGGGTGCGAAATCCAACATAGCCGCAGGCTTGGCACCGAGTTCTCAGATCAGGCAAAACGATTTGGCGTGGGCGGAATTTTTCACACCGATGAGGTGCCAAAGTACGGCATCACGAATGGAGAGGTCGATATGGTCCGTAAAAAACTTCGTGCAGGTCCAGACGACTGCGTCGTGATCGCCGCAGGTGACGAAGAGCGGGTGCGTTCTGCACTGAATGCCGTAGTTAAGCGGGCCAATGAGGCACTGGATGGAGTGCCTGAAGAGACGAGACGGGCCCTGCCAGATGGTAATTCTGCCTATATGAGGCCACTTCCAGGCGCTGCACGAATGTATCCAGAAACGGACGTGCTGCCGGTCAGGATATCCGAAAAGAGATTAAAGCAAATCAAATGCTCCCTTCCAGAACTTATTCAGGAGCGCAAAGAGCGATATATGAAGGAATATGGCCTTAATGAGGAGCTTGCTGAATTAATCACACGCTCGGCAAACGCACCTCTTTTCGAGCGGATTATGAGGTTAAACGTCTCTCCAACCCTGGTAGTCATGACCCTGGAGGCAACGACTTCAAAACTTAAGAGGGAGGGCGTGCCCGTTCAGAATTTGGAGGCTATGCATTTCATCGAACTGTTTGAATTGATATGTGCCAACAAAATTGCCAAAGAAGGCATTCTACGAGTACTTGAAGGTCTGGCAAACAACCCGGATAAAACTGCAGAAGACATTGCCTCTGATTTTGGTCTGCGGACGCTGGATAGGATGGCAATCGAAAGTATTATAGAGGGAGTTGTACTATCTAAGAGAGCCTTTATTAAAGAAAAAGGATATGGGGTAATCGGGCCTTTGATGGGCGTGGTGATGACGGAACTCAGAGGCAAAGTAGATGGGAAGCTTGTTAGCACAATTCTCAAAGAAAAGGTCAGCGACATTATAAAGGAGAGATGA
- the gatD gene encoding Glu-tRNA(Gln) amidotransferase subunit GatD: MKAGDRVRIKKDDVTYTGLMMPPTGEYIVLKLDNGYNVGIKKGTKITVLKKGTKIARRKKASAPPGNRALPKVSILSTGGTIASKVDYRTGAVTSQFSVEDILSAIPELTEIANFDGRVVYSILSENMKAEYWQELARAVADEVKKGADGVMITHGTDTMTYTAAALSFMLKTPVPIVLVGSQRSADRPSSDNVVNTVCAARVATSDIAEVTVVMHATSSDDQCLIHRGTRVRKMHTSKRDAFQSINAKPIGLVNYKDKVIYPFQHAPYQKRNVQELVLEEGLETKCALVKFFPGASPMIVDHYADAGYRGMVIEGTGLGHVSTEWIPSIRRAVDNGMHVIMTSQCLSGRVCDRVYDTGRDLLKAGIIEGEDMLPEVALVKLMWVLDKTNDQGEVRQLMQTSLAGEISERSTYG; this comes from the coding sequence ATGAAGGCAGGCGACCGTGTTCGAATTAAAAAGGACGACGTCACTTATACTGGACTCATGATGCCCCCCACTGGCGAATATATCGTCCTTAAGCTCGATAACGGCTATAATGTTGGAATAAAGAAGGGCACCAAAATCACGGTTCTGAAAAAGGGGACAAAAATCGCACGAAGGAAAAAGGCATCCGCCCCGCCAGGCAACCGAGCGCTACCAAAGGTTTCCATCCTGTCCACCGGTGGTACGATAGCGAGTAAAGTGGATTATCGAACAGGGGCAGTGACCAGCCAGTTTAGCGTCGAGGATATACTCAGCGCCATACCTGAACTGACAGAGATTGCGAACTTCGATGGCAGAGTCGTCTACAGCATTTTAAGCGAGAATATGAAAGCTGAATACTGGCAGGAGCTGGCAAGAGCGGTCGCCGATGAGGTCAAGAAGGGCGCTGATGGCGTGATGATCACTCACGGGACGGATACCATGACATATACAGCTGCTGCGCTGTCATTTATGCTAAAGACGCCAGTACCAATCGTGCTCGTGGGTTCACAACGGAGCGCTGACAGGCCGAGTAGCGATAACGTGGTGAACACGGTTTGCGCTGCCAGGGTGGCGACGAGTGACATCGCCGAGGTTACGGTGGTGATGCATGCGACCTCCTCTGACGACCAGTGTTTGATACACAGAGGAACGCGAGTACGGAAGATGCACACCTCAAAAAGAGATGCGTTCCAGTCGATTAATGCCAAACCAATTGGACTGGTGAATTATAAAGATAAAGTGATATATCCCTTTCAACATGCGCCATATCAAAAGAGAAACGTGCAGGAGCTGGTTTTAGAGGAGGGTCTGGAGACAAAATGTGCGCTGGTCAAATTCTTCCCAGGGGCAAGTCCGATGATAGTGGACCATTATGCAGATGCGGGCTACAGGGGCATGGTAATCGAGGGCACTGGACTGGGACATGTATCCACTGAGTGGATTCCATCGATAAGAAGGGCAGTCGATAACGGCATGCATGTAATAATGACGTCCCAATGCCTCAGCGGTAGGGTTTGTGACCGCGTGTACGATACGGGCAGGGACCTGCTCAAGGCAGGCATCATCGAAGGAGAGGATATGCTACCCGAAGTCGCACTCGTCAAACTGATGTGGGTGCTGGACAAGACGAATGACCAAGGAGAGGTCAGGCAGTTAATGCAAACCAGTTTAGCTGGAGAAATCAGTGAGAGATCCACTTATGGTTGA
- the argH gene encoding argininosuccinate lyase yields the protein MRDILRRGRLSSDVDRETAKFTSSPEVDEWIFDSAILVNRAHVVMLCEQGIISKADCSTILKALDGIKKEGTTGINLAYEDVHMALESKLIESIGEDVGGRMHTAKSRNDEVATCIRIALRGELLGLMHELNELRQVLIKLAESHTETIMPGFTHLQHAQPTTFAHHLIAYVDALERDFDRLCDAYARVNLCPLGAAAFASTGFPINRERTAQLLGFDDLVENSMDAVSTRDFAIECMSAFSNIMTNLSRIAEELILWSTPEFDFIELDDRYASTSSIMPQKKNPDVLELIRAKAGSTYGALMSALTICKALPYSYNRDLQEVTPHLLRAIAMTRASSRMVADVVDTMQVKVDVMRDKAEMGFTTATELADTIVREAGVSFRTAHQIVGTLTKKGGRTLKHIDAISEKVIGKRLSELGLSQKSVDVALDVVSNVKTRKIRGGPAPEETVRMIKSRKESITGNIKNLKGKTETAFTCHKKLDVAVGKLGVHK from the coding sequence ATGAGAGATATTTTACGCAGGGGGCGCCTATCATCTGATGTAGACAGGGAGACGGCGAAGTTTACGTCTTCTCCAGAAGTAGATGAATGGATTTTCGATTCCGCAATTCTCGTCAACAGGGCACACGTCGTAATGTTGTGTGAGCAGGGTATCATCTCCAAAGCTGACTGCTCCACCATACTGAAGGCGCTGGATGGCATAAAGAAGGAGGGCACGACAGGCATTAATTTGGCGTATGAAGACGTTCACATGGCACTCGAATCCAAACTCATAGAATCCATCGGCGAAGATGTTGGCGGAAGGATGCACACTGCTAAGTCGCGCAATGACGAGGTTGCCACATGCATCAGAATTGCACTTAGAGGCGAGTTGCTTGGGCTGATGCATGAGTTAAATGAGTTGAGGCAGGTGTTAATCAAGCTGGCAGAGAGCCATACTGAGACGATAATGCCAGGATTTACCCATCTTCAGCATGCCCAGCCCACCACCTTTGCCCACCATTTAATCGCATATGTAGATGCGCTTGAGCGCGATTTTGACAGGCTGTGCGATGCATATGCGCGGGTTAATCTGTGCCCGCTCGGCGCAGCAGCATTTGCTTCAACCGGCTTTCCGATCAACAGGGAAAGAACGGCACAGCTACTTGGATTTGACGACCTTGTAGAAAACTCGATGGACGCGGTAAGCACGAGGGATTTTGCCATAGAGTGCATGTCAGCGTTTTCGAATATAATGACGAATTTGAGCCGTATCGCAGAGGAATTGATACTCTGGAGCACGCCAGAATTCGACTTTATCGAACTGGATGACCGTTATGCATCCACCAGTTCCATTATGCCACAGAAAAAGAACCCAGATGTGTTGGAACTAATAAGGGCAAAAGCAGGTTCAACTTATGGTGCATTGATGTCGGCGCTCACCATCTGCAAAGCGCTGCCATACAGCTATAACAGAGACCTGCAGGAAGTCACACCCCATTTATTGAGGGCGATTGCGATGACCAGAGCGTCATCGAGGATGGTGGCTGACGTGGTCGATACGATGCAGGTAAAGGTCGATGTGATGCGAGACAAAGCAGAGATGGGATTCACCACGGCAACAGAATTGGCAGATACCATCGTCAGAGAGGCAGGAGTATCATTCAGAACAGCGCACCAAATCGTCGGGACATTGACCAAGAAAGGGGGACGCACGCTGAAGCACATCGATGCCATATCTGAAAAGGTAATAGGAAAACGACTGAGCGAGTTGGGGCTTTCACAAAAATCGGTCGATGTTGCACTCGATGTGGTGTCCAATGTAAAAACACGCAAGATCAGAGGGGGACCAGCACCAGAAGAGACCGTTAGAATGATCAAAAGTAGAAAGGAGAGCATTACAGGCAATATAAAAAATCTGAAAGGGAAAACTGAAACGGCATTTACGTGCCATAAAAAATTGGATGTAGCCGTTGGCAAACTTGGTGTACACAAATGA
- a CDS encoding type II toxin-antitoxin system HicA family toxin, protein MISLVKGYSIEEALKNLKEASELFIDTMGLPDDIKESDTIIARFEVGTHEKLPVLSGRELIKILAKIGFSPVRQKGSHIILVNETNLLNDMQFIFN, encoded by the coding sequence TTGATATCGTTAGTCAAGGGTTACAGCATTGAAGAAGCGTTAAAGAACTTAAAAGAAGCATCTGAGCTGTTTATTGACACGATGGGGTTACCTGATGATATCAAGGAAAGCGATACAATTATTGCAAGATTTGAGGTAGGGACTCATGAAAAACTACCTGTGCTGTCAGGGCGTGAACTGATAAAAATTCTTGCAAAAATAGGATTCTCCCCAGTGAGGCAGAAAGGTAGCCACATAATTCTGGTAAATGAGACAAATTTATTAAATGACATGCAGTTCATTTTTAATTGA
- a CDS encoding SagB/ThcOx family dehydrogenase has product MNQFEDSISRRRFIRAAAGVGLGLVGISVAGCIEREEMVQNGGVTMLPNPRLKGDISLEEAIKGRRSERSFKDIALTKEQLSQLLWSAQGITDPDPGRRFFRAAPSAGAQYPLDIYVVVGGVEELGVGVYHYDPHEHSTRLLVEGDLREPLARACVAQMFMADAPISIVITAEYGRITDRYGNRGVRYAHMEVGHVGQNIHLQAEALGLGTVVIGAFMDDEVAELLHLPRGHEPLYVMPVGYL; this is encoded by the coding sequence ATGAATCAATTTGAAGATAGCATCTCGAGAAGGAGATTCATCCGTGCCGCGGCTGGAGTGGGGCTGGGACTTGTTGGCATATCGGTCGCTGGTTGTATCGAGAGAGAAGAAATGGTACAAAATGGAGGTGTAACAATGTTGCCAAATCCAAGACTAAAAGGAGATATATCGTTAGAAGAGGCGATAAAAGGGAGGAGATCTGAAAGAAGTTTCAAAGACATCGCTTTGACGAAGGAGCAGCTATCCCAGCTTCTCTGGTCTGCGCAGGGAATCACCGACCCTGACCCAGGAAGAAGATTTTTCAGGGCTGCGCCGAGCGCTGGCGCACAGTATCCACTGGACATATACGTCGTGGTTGGTGGAGTCGAGGAGCTCGGTGTAGGGGTCTACCACTATGACCCACATGAGCATTCCACGAGACTTCTCGTAGAGGGGGACCTTCGCGAGCCACTGGCAAGGGCGTGTGTGGCGCAGATGTTCATGGCGGATGCGCCGATTTCGATAGTCATAACAGCAGAATATGGAAGGATAACAGACCGATATGGAAACAGAGGGGTCAGATATGCCCACATGGAGGTCGGTCACGTGGGACAAAACATACATCTGCAGGCAGAGGCATTGGGGTTGGGTACCGTTGTGATCGGCGCATTCATGGATGATGAAGTCGCGGAACTATTACATCTCCCAAGGGGACACGAGCCGTTATATGTTATGCCGGTTGGATACCTATAA
- the thiL gene encoding thiamine-phosphate kinase — protein MKVHDLGERALITRISKLLPHGVVLGAGEDDCAVLDWNGDEYLLMTTDMLHQRTDFPDEMTPWQMGWMSIAVSLSDVAAMGGKPFALVAAMGLPRDTDVGFVDGMVEGMNACAEKFGVSIVGGDTDEHDELTIVCTVLGRVKKDGLLRRSGANVGDMVCVTGELGTAEAGLQALSREIPQNSKKRLTKKLFEPQPRVNEGIALSESGVVTSMMDISDGLALSLHDMSKASSVGFLIYGDKLPVLDEVKVISSGLNLPLYGAGDFELLFTIKPNALGRARKACQFTVIGEVTHGDILIKKDGLTEKIEARGYEHFICVSNQSTQG, from the coding sequence ATGAAAGTGCATGACTTAGGAGAGAGGGCTCTCATAACTCGGATTTCAAAATTACTGCCTCATGGTGTGGTCCTCGGCGCTGGAGAGGATGACTGCGCAGTTTTGGATTGGAATGGGGACGAGTACCTTCTAATGACCACCGACATGCTTCACCAGAGAACTGATTTTCCAGATGAGATGACTCCCTGGCAGATGGGCTGGATGTCGATTGCTGTGAGTCTGAGCGATGTCGCTGCAATGGGCGGAAAGCCGTTTGCCCTCGTCGCTGCAATGGGGCTTCCAAGAGATACTGACGTGGGGTTTGTTGACGGCATGGTAGAAGGAATGAATGCGTGCGCAGAAAAGTTCGGCGTTTCCATCGTCGGTGGGGACACGGATGAGCATGACGAACTTACTATAGTCTGCACTGTGCTGGGGCGGGTAAAAAAAGATGGGTTGCTCAGGCGCAGTGGCGCCAACGTGGGCGACATGGTCTGCGTGACTGGAGAGCTTGGCACTGCAGAAGCAGGTCTTCAAGCGCTCAGCAGAGAGATTCCGCAAAACTCTAAAAAGAGGTTGACGAAAAAATTGTTCGAGCCACAGCCCAGAGTTAACGAGGGCATCGCCCTATCCGAATCAGGTGTGGTGACGTCCATGATGGACATCAGCGATGGTCTTGCGCTTTCGCTGCACGACATGAGCAAAGCGAGCAGCGTCGGCTTTCTTATTTATGGAGATAAACTGCCAGTTCTGGATGAAGTAAAAGTCATTTCTTCCGGCTTGAATTTGCCGTTATATGGCGCAGGCGATTTTGAGCTTCTGTTTACCATTAAACCCAACGCTCTGGGGCGAGCAAGAAAAGCATGTCAATTTACTGTGATAGGCGAAGTCACTCATGGCGATATTTTAATCAAAAAAGATGGTTTGACCGAAAAGATTGAGGCAAGAGGGTATGAGCATTTTATATGCGTCTCCAATCAGTCCACTCAAGGCTAG